A region from the Metarhizium brunneum chromosome 7, complete sequence genome encodes:
- the RIB7_1 gene encoding 2,5-diamino-6-ribosylamino-4(3H)-pyrimidinone 5'-phosphate reductase yields MTHYLRSRHDGILIGVGTAVADDPSLDCRIAGFIDNSKLFKLYREGCGRPPWIVTALREPPADKRVPPEKYGGKYIIVEIATSDIGEHHLDWNILLVKLKENGLNSVMVEGGGQVINSLLSPQYRPNINMVIVTIAPTWLGQGGVVVSPKRCFNDAGIAIPTARLIIPFS; encoded by the exons ATGACGCATTACCTTCGATCTCGCCATGACGGCATTCTGATTGGTGTTGGCACCGCCGTCGCTGACGACCCCAGCCTTGATTGTCGCATTGCCGGG TTTATCGACAACTCAAAGCTGTTCAAGCTATATCGAGAGGGCTGCGGGCGTCCACCATGGATCGTCACGGCACTCAGGGAACCCCCAGCAGACAAACGGGTACCGCCGGAGAAATATGGAGGCAAATACATCATTGTGGAAATCGCTACCTCGGACATTGGCGAGCATCACCTCGACTGGAATATCCTGCTAGTGAAGCTCAAGGAAAATGGACTCAACAGTGTCATGGTTGAAGGAGGTGGCCAGGTTATCAACTCGTTGCTCTCGCCACAGTACCGGCCAAACATTAACATGGTCATCGTCACCATAGCCCCAACATGGCTCGGCCAAGGTGGAGTGGTTGTATCACCCAAGAGATGCTTCAATGATGCAGGAATAGCTATCCCAACTGCGAGGCTAATCATACCTTTCTCCTAG
- the LEU4 gene encoding 2-isopropylmalate synthase, which produces MPMLKEPWKKYKPFPPLNLPDRQWPSKTIDKAPRWLETSLRDGNQSNPDPMNGEEKWRFFKMLCDIGFKEIEVSFPSASQTDFDFTRRLVDTPGAIPDDVAIQVLSPCRPDLIKRTVEAVSGAKNAIIHIYLATSECFRRIVFNYSEEDTLELAVRCAKVVRSLTKDDPSQSGTNWQFEFSPECFSDTSPEFAVKVCNAVKEAWGPTVETPMIVNLPATVENASCNVFADQVEYFCRNISEREKVCVSVHNHNDRGTAAAAAELAQMAGADRVEGCLFGNGERTGNVDLVTLALNLYTQGVPCNLDFSNLNQIIDVVENCNKIPVHPRAPYAGSLVVCAFSGSHQDAISKSMHNRRREGKTYEDRWEVAYLPLDPEDIGRTYEAIIRVNSQSGKGGAAWIILRKLHLDIPRGLQVAFSKVVQKRADSLGRELLADEITDLFEKTYYLHENPRFSLVDYSITPDRSQSPAPPSPGKTQDTKNLMRVFEGVISVDGREIKLRGRGNGPISSMANALKDLGIDLDVNDYKEHAIGEGRGVKAASYIECKIGNTKEMVWGIGIHEDVVQSSLIALLSAATNFITSRPGSPILKPIASRPKALSPNNANGAAKESASVPQGASSVVSVLEDKANDM; this is translated from the exons ATGCCTAT GCTCAAGGAACCCTGGAAGAAATACAAGCCCTTCCCTCCTCTCAACTTGCCCGATCGCCAGTGGCCCTCCAAAACGATTGACAAGGCCCCTCGATGGCTGGAAACTAGCCTTAGAGATGGAAACCAGAGCAACCCAGACCCAATG AATGGGGAGGAGAAATGGCGTTTCTTCAAGATGCTCTGCGATATAGGTTTCAAAGAAATTGAAGTTTCCTTCCCTTCCGCCTCCCAGACCGATTTCGACTTCACGAGACGCCTGGTTGACACCCCCGGGGCCATTCCAGACGATGTTGCGATCCAGGTGCTGTCGCCCTGTCGACCGGATCTGATCAAGCGCACGGTTGAGGCTGTTTCGGGTGCGAAGAATGCCATTATTCACATCTATCTCGCTACTAGCGAGTGCTTCCGGAGAATCGTCTTCAATTACTCCGAAGAGGACACTCTTGAGCTCGCTGTGCGTTGCGCCAAGGTCGTCAGGTCCCTGACGAAAGACGACCCCTCCCAATCAGGCACCAATTGGCAGTTTGAGTTTAGCCCCGAGTGCTTCTCTGATACCTCGCCCGAATTTGCCGTCAAGGTCTgcaacgccgtcaaggaggcTTGGGGGCCAACAGTTGAGACGCCTATGATTGTGAATCTGCCGGCTACGGTCGAGAACGCGTCCTGCAACGTGTTCGCTGATCAGGTTGAATACTTCTGCAGGAATATATCGGAACGCGAAAAGGTCTGCGTTAGCGTGCACAACCACAACGATAGGGGCACTGCGGCTGCAGCGGCAGAGTTGGCTCAGATGGCCGGTGCTGACCGTGTGGAGGGATGTCTCTTTGGAAACGGCGAGCGTACCGGCAATGTTGACCTGGTCACCTTGGCCCTGAACCTGTATACCCAAGGCGTTCCCTGCAACCTGGATTTCTCAAACCTGAACCAAATCATTGACGTGGTCGAGAACTGTAACAAGATTCCCGTCCATCCTCGCGCCCCGTATGCCGGCTCCCTGGTGGTGTGTGCCTTCTCGGGAAGTCACCAAGACGCCATATCAAAATCGATGCACAATCGCCGACGCGAGGGCAAGACCTACGAGGACCGCTGGGAAGTTGCATATCTGCCACTGGATCCAGAGGACATTGGCCGCACCTACGAGGCTATCATTCGTGTCAACTCCCAGAGCGGCAAGGGTGGCGCTGCCTGGATCATCCTGCGCAAGCTTCACCTGGATATCCCTCGCGGTCTGCAAGTTGCCTTTTCCAAGGTTGTTCAAAAGCGGGCTGATAGTCTTGGCCGTGAGCTTCTAGCCGACGAAATCACAGATCTTTTCGAAAAGACCTACTACCTTCACGAGAACCCTCGATTCTCCCTTGTTGATTACTCAATTACCCCTGACCGCTCGCAATCTCCtgcaccgccgtcgccgggcAAGACACAGgatactaaaaacctaatgCGTGTCTTTGAGGGCGTCATTTCAGTCGACGGTAGGGAGATCAAGCTCCGCGGACGGGGCAATGGCCCTATCTCTAGCATGGCGAATGCCCTCAAGGATCTTGGCATTGACCTGGACGTCAATGATTACAAGGAACATGCGATTGGCGAGGGTCGTGGCGTCAAGGCTGCATCATATATTGAGTGCAAGATTGGAAACACCAAGGAGATGGTATGGGGCATCGGCATTCATGAGGATGTGGTTCAAAGTTCCCTGATCGCGCTGCTGAGCGCTGCTACCAAT TTTATCACGAGCAGGCCTGGAAGCCCTATTCTAAAGCCAATTGCGTCTCGACCGAAAGCGCTGAGTCCCAACAATGCTAATGGTGCAGCCAAGGAATCTGCCAGTGTTCCTCAAGGGGCTTCTAGTGTGGTCTCTGTCCtggaggacaaggccaacgacATGTAG